The following coding sequences are from one Treponema bryantii window:
- a CDS encoding AAA family ATPase, with product MKVIILNGPMGVGKTAVGKYIAEHTPGTAFIDGDWCLDIHPFVGNRETKTMAVDNILHMIGNYKKCSECKMIVLVWLMDNEWVYNSIIEAIKKLELEIKSVTLTCNHTTLTDRWHNDKECPWRTDEWLKVSTKSLDYFSSLDNTLDTTNLSIKDVAVKIING from the coding sequence ATGAAAGTAATCATCCTAAACGGACCGATGGGGGTTGGAAAGACCGCTGTCGGCAAATACATCGCAGAACATACTCCGGGAACAGCCTTTATTGACGGCGACTGGTGCCTCGACATTCATCCTTTTGTTGGGAATCGTGAAACCAAGACTATGGCCGTGGACAATATTCTTCACATGATCGGCAACTATAAAAAATGTTCTGAATGTAAGATGATTGTCCTGGTCTGGCTGATGGATAATGAATGGGTCTACAATTCGATAATCGAAGCCATCAAAAAACTGGAACTGGAAATAAAATCCGTTACCCTGACCTGCAATCACACAACCCTTACCGACCGCTGGCACAATGACAAAGAATGCCCGTGGCGAACAGACGAGTGGCTAAAAGTCAGCACAAAATCTCTTGATTATTTCTCGTCGCTGGACAATACTCTTGATACAACCAATCTTTCAATAAAAGATGTTGCTGTAAAAATTATAAACGGATAG
- a CDS encoding 2'-5' RNA ligase family protein encodes MSYEKPFITYAVSLHFTQDVNEIIFNTMSSIAEQTGNDFMIKNKVPPHVTIGAFHGTKETEEKLIQIVKEFSRTQKSGVVRFTEIGNFNNKVLFLKPAKDDFLSTINDELHKIILPEFEAGENGYYVPEIWFPHTTLATGLNQTQFSKALELAEKITLPLEARIHDIGFYQCSPFLELNRFPLS; translated from the coding sequence ATGAGTTACGAAAAGCCTTTTATCACATATGCAGTTTCTCTTCATTTTACTCAGGATGTAAATGAAATCATTTTTAATACAATGTCCTCAATCGCAGAACAGACTGGCAATGATTTTATGATCAAAAACAAGGTTCCGCCTCATGTGACAATTGGCGCATTTCACGGAACTAAAGAAACAGAAGAAAAGCTGATTCAGATTGTTAAAGAGTTTTCCAGAACACAAAAGTCCGGCGTAGTGAGATTTACAGAAATCGGAAACTTCAACAACAAGGTCCTTTTCCTCAAGCCTGCAAAAGACGACTTCCTTTCTACAATAAATGATGAACTTCACAAGATAATCCTGCCGGAATTTGAAGCAGGCGAAAACGGATATTACGTCCCGGAAATCTGGTTCCCGCACACTACCCTTGCCACAGGCCTGAATCAAACTCAGTTTTCCAAAGCGCTTGAACTCGCAGAAAAAATCACCCTGCCACTGGAAGCAAGAATCCACGACATCGGCTTTTACCAGTGCTCACCGTTCCTGGAATTAAATAGATTTCCGTTATCTTAA
- a CDS encoding PHP domain-containing protein produces MKHIFHVHTFRCKHGSNESDEEFIKEALSLGAEKITFTEHCPFPENPFNNRMEIEQLSEYIESLKNLQIKYQGLIQIETGLEVEFLPSMINYYKYLYELNLHPLIIGQHFFQHPDGTYSFDDKDKSDEYIGCCNAMIEGMKTGYFNIVAHPDRFFRRCKKWTQELTDISNKLIDTASQYNIILEKNLSSYEKHIEKSHHIFWRKEFWDLVELYNQTASNPIKTIIGFDAHSTEHMIKRMEFIELLNQEK; encoded by the coding sequence ATGAAACATATATTCCACGTACATACATTCAGATGCAAGCATGGTTCCAATGAAAGTGACGAAGAGTTTATAAAAGAAGCTTTATCTTTAGGAGCTGAAAAAATAACTTTTACAGAGCATTGTCCATTCCCGGAAAATCCGTTCAACAACCGTATGGAAATAGAACAGCTTTCTGAATATATTGAATCGCTAAAAAATCTACAAATAAAATATCAGGGACTGATTCAAATAGAAACAGGTCTTGAAGTTGAATTTCTTCCTTCAATGATAAATTACTATAAATATCTGTATGAATTAAATCTGCATCCTCTAATTATCGGGCAGCATTTTTTTCAGCATCCGGATGGAACTTATAGTTTTGATGACAAGGACAAATCTGATGAATATATCGGCTGTTGCAATGCAATGATAGAAGGAATGAAAACCGGATATTTTAATATTGTTGCTCATCCAGATAGATTCTTTCGTCGTTGTAAAAAATGGACACAAGAGCTAACTGATATTTCAAACAAACTTATAGACACCGCTTCTCAATACAATATCATTCTTGAAAAAAATCTTTCGTCATATGAAAAACATATCGAAAAATCCCATCATATTTTCTGGAGAAAAGAATTCTGGGATCTGGTAGAATTGTATAATCAGACAGCTTCAAATCCTATAAAAACTATTATTGGTTTTGATGCCCACTCAACAGAACATATGATTAAACGAATGGAATTTATTGAATTATTAAATCAGGAAAAATAG